In the genome of Elusimicrobiales bacterium, the window CTTCCCAGGAGCAGATTTCGCGCATGGTGATGGGGGATTCAAGCACCAGCTGGCGCAGCTCCCGCTCGCGCTCCCGGATATTGCGGGCGAGGGTGATTTCCTCGTCCCGGGTCAGCAGCGGGACCTTGCCCATCTCGGAGAGGTACATTCTTATGGAATTGGAAATATCGGGGTTGGAGACCCATTCCTCGGTATAAGCCTCTTTCTCGGCCATGGAGACGGCCTTGTAATTCTTGCGGTCCACAACCTTGATGCCCAGGTCGTCGAGGGTGGTCATCAGGCTGTCCATCTCCTCGCCGCTCATGGTGGCAGACATCAGCGAGCGGTTTATATCCTCCAGCGTCAGGTAGCCATGCTCCTTGCCGACCTCTATCAAATCGCGCAAAGCCTTGTTGTATTGGGCCATGATATTCTCCTATGGGTTGCGTCCCGATTTAAGCGACACGGCTATCTCGCACTGTTCCTTCAAAAGCGCCGCCGTATCCTGCCCGGCGGCGGAAACCCGCTTTATTTCCCCTTTAAGCTCCGCAAATCTGCGCGCCAGATACTGCCGCCGCACGCGGACGACGCAGGTTTCAATGTCGCGCGCGCCGTCAAAATCCGCGGGCAGCGGCTGCGCCGCCAGCCTGGTTACCAGAGCCGCTTCTTCCGGCTGGGACTGCCGCGCCAACGTGGCCGCCAGGCAATCCGCCGCCGCGCCGGAGCGGGCCAGCTTCATCACCTCGCGCAGCAGGCCGAAGGCGCGCGGGCTGGAAAACTCTTCCGGCGACAATTCCGCCGCCGCCATGCAGCATTGCGGCGCGTGAAGCGAAAATCTGACAAGGTCGCGCTCCTCCACCGGCATTTCCGGCTCGGGCACGGGCGCGGTTTCCGGCGCGTGGCGGCGCGGCGCGCGCGGGGAGGCCTCGGCCTGTTTTCTGGCCAGAATGCCGGTCAACGCTTTTTCTATGTCCAGGCTGGGCAGCGAAAGCATGTCGGAAACCGCTTTTGTCCACTCCACCCGCACCAGCTTGTCGGGATGGCGGGAGACAGTCTCCATCAGCGCGTCGGCGGCGCGGGTCTTGTCCTGCGCGGCAAGCGCGCGCAGCGGCCCGCCGGACTCCTCGCGCAGCAGCCGCGCGTGGAAAGCCAGCGCATCCTCGGCCCCTTCCAGCGCGGCGTCAAAGGCCGCCCTGCCGTGCTTGAGCAGATATTCGTCCGGGTCCAGCCCGCCGTCCAGCGAGGCCGCCTTCACAAACATCCCCGCCGAAACCAGCGTGTTCGCCGCCTTAAGCGCGGCTTTTTTTCCGGCGGCGTCGGGGTCAAAAAGCAAAAGCGCGCCGTCGCAATAGCGTTTCAGCAGCCGGGCATGCTCCTCGCCCAGTGCCGTGCCCAGCGGCGCCACCGCATTCTCCTGCCCGAACTGGTGGCAGGCGATGACGTCCATATACCCCTCCAGCACCAGCGCGCAGCCGGCCTTGCGTATATGCGGCCCGGCCTTGTCTATCGCAAAAAGCGTTTTGCTCTTGGAAAAAAGCGGAGTGTCGGGCGAGTTGAGATATTTAGGCTCGCCCTGGCCCAGTATTCTGCCGCCGAAACCCGTCATCTCGCCCCGGTGGTTCTTGATGGGGAAAAGAACGCGGCCCCGGAAATAATCCCAGCAGCGGCCCTCCCCCCTGCCCATAAGCCCGGCGCGGAACAGGATATCGTCCGCATGCCCGGCCTTGCGCGCGGCTTTTATGAAAGCGTCCGATTCCGCCGGCGCCCAGCCCAGCTCGAAAGCCGAGATGAAAGCCGGCTGTATCCCGCGCTTGTGAAGATATTCCAGCGCGGCCCGGCCCGGCGGCCCCGCCAACTCCTTGTGATAAAATGATTTGGCGAAATCCAGCGCGCGGCGCATGTCCAGCCGTTCCTTTTCCCCGCCGGAGAGCGAGCCGGAAGCCCGCCACTCCAGCCCGGCGCGGCCGGCCAGCTTTTCGCCGGCTTCGGGGAAGGTGAGACCTTCTATTTTCATCAGGAAACCGAAAATATCCCCGCCCGCCTGGCAGCCGAAGCAGTAAAACAGCCCCTTCTCCTGGTTGACGGTGAAGGAGGGGGTTTTTTCGTCGTGAAAAGGGCAGCAGGCCTTCCATGTCCGCCCCGCTTTTTTAAGCGAAGGGACATACTCGCGCACGAGTTCCACTAGATCAACCCGTTCGCGTATGGAATCCAAGCTGGCGCCCGAATCTCGCATGGTATAAATGATAGCCGTAACTCCTCCCCCCTGCGGGGGGAGGAGTTACGAATTGGCGATAACCCGTATCAGGAATGCCGGCGTCTTGACCGGCGCATTTTGCGCTGCGCTTCCTGCGATTTCAGCTTGCGCTTCACGCTGGGGCTCTGGTAAAACTCCCGGCGCTTGATTTCCCGCAGAATGCCGTTGCGCTCGCACTCGCGCTTGAAACGTTTTACTGCCTCTTCAAGCGGCTCTCCTTCGCGCACTTTCACGAAAACCATGTCTATCACCTGCCTTGTCCGTAGAAATAAATTGACGCTGCCTTTCCCCGCCGCCGGGGTTGCGGCGGCCCGCTATCCGGGCGGCCAGTTCATGCGCCGCCCGCCGAGCAAATGGTAATGCAAATGGTCCACCGACTGGCCCGCGCTCCTGCCGTTGTTTGTCACCAGCCGGAATCCCCTGTCCAGCTTCAACTCTTTGGCCAGTTTTGCGGCGGCAAGCTGTATTTCGCCAAGCAGCGCGGCGTCCGCCTCCCCGCATTCGGCAAGTGAGGCGATATGCTTTCTGGGAATTAAAAGCACATGCTCCGGCGCCTGGGGGTTGAGGTCGCGGAACGCCATCACGCGCTCCGTCTCCAATACCAGCCGGGCGGGAACCTCGCCGGAGGCTATCTTGCAGAATATACAGCCTGACATACTGCTATTTTATCTTTTTGCCGCAATGGAGGCAATGACAACATCAGCCACGGCATCAGGGTTTGTCCGGATTTTGGGAACCCGGGGAATTGCCCGCATCAGCCGGCTTGCCGCCTGCGCCGATAATATCGCCCGCTTCGCCCGGAGGGCGGCCATCGCCTTCCGGCAATTCGCCGGAACTGCTGTAATTGGAGGGTATGACTCCGCCCGAATACTCCCCGTCATAAGCGGAAGACACCACGTCGTCCCTGGTCCCGCCGCCCCTGATGCCGACCGATGGCAGGCCGCTGGACTTATTGATGGCTATGGCCGTGAACGCAGCCGTGACTCCCGCGGCGCCAAGCCCCGCGGTGAAAAACGCTATCAGCGAGCCGGCAAGGCCGGTTGCCGCGCTGGCGCTGAAACCAAGCGGCAGATAAACCCCGCTGCTGTCCACCAGTCCGGATGACAAAAGCAGCGCCCCCCCCGCCGCAAGCGCTCCGCCCAGCAGCGCCGCCCCAAGCCCCATCACCGCCACCGAAGCCACCACCAAAGCCACGCCCAGAATGACAGACAACAGGCACAGAATGACGCTGCACGGGTCTATATGCATTCTGGCATACTGGTTGCAGTCAACCTGCTGGTTATAGCTCTGGCAGGCGGAGGCCATAAGCCTGCCGTTGGTATTGAGCTTGATGCACAGCAGCACAAGGGCATACACCCGCTGATTCCATCTTTCCACCGCGCCATGGTCGCAGCAGCGCGGCGGGGAGCCCATGGTGGTGGCTATGCGCTCCATAAGCAGGCCGTCGGAACTCCAGGCCTTTCCGTAAGCCGTCTGGGCGCTGATGCACTTGAATTCCGCATCCTCAAGCTGGCGGGCGCCGCTTATCATGGTGGTTACGGCCCTGTTGGACACCGAGGGCAGCATCTGCTGGTAGGAAACGCTGAGCAGCCCGCTGTTTACGGTGTTGCCGTCATAAGGCGCGCCGCTGAAAGAAGCCTTCGTCTCGTAGGCTATGTTGCCAAACGCCACGGAAGCCATGCTGAACGCGGATGACAGCTGCCTTACCGCCTCTTTGGTTTTGTATAGCGCATACTGGCTGCCCATGTGCATGGCGACGCTTACCTTGTCCCACGCAAAGCTTGAAATTTTTCCCGTCTTCACGTCGGAATAGGAGGCGGACGGCTCGCCGGGCAGTTTGCTCGCCTTGCTGGAAAACGCGCCCTCCACCATATCCATACCCGCAAGCACAGAGACCGAATCCTTCCCGGTTCCCGGATAACGTCCGAGATAGGGGCGGTTGGACATTCCCGCTATCATTCCCCCGCCCCGCTGCCCGGACAGCATATCCGCCACAGACACGCCGTCGGCGCCGTTGCCGCTTTTGCGTTCTTGCGGGGTTACGGCTCCACGTATCGTCCCGGGCGGCAGCATTCCCACCTCTATAGCTGTGGCGCCGCCGGTTACAAGATCCACCGAGGAGATTGCATCCGCCAGCGCGCCGCCCCTAAGCGGACGGCCGCCGGACAGCCCGCGTCCGTACATACGCGCCTGGGCGGACAAATCCATCACCTCCCCCTGCGCCGCAGCCTGCGCCGTGCCGGAAACCCCTGCAACAGAGCCGTGTATCCTGACCGCCAGGTCCGCGCCCGCTCCGCCGGAATTGGAAACATACGCGAAAGTGTCAGCTTCCCCGCCGGACAGCCCCGCGCCCGCGACTCCCTTCACCGCCGCTCCGCGCCGCGCGGCGGATTTCGCCGCGGCGCGGCCCTGCCCGGACGCGAACTCGTCCGCCCCGTCCCCATAAAAATCACCGCCGTCTCCGGACGCGCCCCCCCGCCCTCCGGCGCGGCTGCCGGACAAATCCGAGCCCGCAGCCGCAGACAGCGCGGCAGGCGCGGCCAGTCCCGCGCCGGCGGTCAAGGTTCCGGCCCTGGCCGCCATAATGCCGGCGCTTTTCATGGCTGCCAGCACGGCGCCGGTTCTGGCATAAGCGTCCGTTCCGGAGTCCAGAGGCAGGGCGGAAACCGCGTCCGCTCCGCCGTAGCCGGCAGCCCCGCGCTCCGCTCCGCCCGCACGGGAGCGGCCGCCCGCTCCCGCGCCGGAAAAGGGCTTGCGCCGGAAAGCAAAGCGCGAACCGCCGCTTCCGAAACCGTCCTCGCCTGATTCATCGGACAGAGAGTAGCGCGCCTCCTCCCCTTGTCCGGCATCCGCGGCGCGCGCCATCGCGCGGGAGGTTCCGCCTTCCGCAACGGCATTCCTGCCGGCGCCGTAAGACACGCCCAGAAATTCCCTGAACCTGAACAGATAGCCGGCAAACTGGCCGCCCCAGAGCATGGATTTGCTGCCGAAGAGGCCCTCTTCCGTCTGCGTCATGAATCTGCTCATCATCGGAACTTTGACAAGCACGGTTTCCGGCAGGACGACCATGGCGGAAATAACAAGCAGCACCAGCACGAGCAACGCCATGAAAGCATTGCGCCTGTTGCCTATCAGCAGCAGAAAAAGGCCCATCAGGCTCATTTTCCGCTTGCGTCTGAGTCTTAGCTCCGCCATAGCCTATTTTGCCACGGTTTTGCCGCCGGGAACATTGGCGTTGACCACGCCGGCGTTCTGTATGGCATCGGCGGTTTCGGCCTGGGTGGCGTCAAAATCGCCCTGGAACGGGTTGTCCTGCCTGAGGACATTGGTGGCAAGAGTCGCATTGCCCTGCTCTCCGGCGTCGTTGCTGTCCTGCGTTGCGGTTCCCATGGCGGCTATCATGGGCGCGGCGGCGGCCATGACGACTGGCATAAGCTGCATGGACTGGCCGCCCATGGCGCTCATCGCGCCGGCGGAGGTGGTGGCGCCCGCCGCCATATATGACTGGCCCACCGCGTTCTGCCCCCACTGATTCTGAAGATTGGACCCCGTGCCAGAAACCTTTGAGCCCATGGCCGCAGCCGCGGCGGCAAGCGCCATCGCCGCCGCCATCAGCATCTGCATTCCCGGCATCTGCGCCATCATGGCAAGCATGGCGGCCATCACAATCATCATGGCCGCGGAGGAAAGGTTGTTATTGGCCTCATCGGTTTCCGGCTGCCAGGGGGTGGCGTCGGTCTCGGCGGTGTCGGGCGCGACATCCGGCATCGGCGCGGAAACCTCCTTCATATTCGCGTTATCCAGCGACGGGCTGGTAACCACGCTGCCGGCTACTGTCACGCCGGAGGCGCCGGCTGAAGACGATGAACCGCCGGACGAGCCGCCCGTCCCCGCCGCGGCGGAACCTGTGGAGCCGCCTCCGATACCGGAACTGCCGGTTGCGCCGCCGGAACCGCTCGCCGCCGTGCCGCTTGACGCCGAGCCTATCCCGCTGCCGGAACGCCCGCTTTTCTGCTTGTCCGCGCGGCTTTGCATCCACTGGGCGGCTCCGGCCCCGCTGAGGGACTGGCCCTCCCAGGCGTTATCAGACACGCTGCGCATGGTATCCACTTTATTTCCAGACGAGTTCTGCGCCAGCAGCGCGCCGACCACGTTAGCCTGGGAGCAGGCATTTGAATTGGTCCCGGAGCATTGGGCCAGGCCCAGCTTGGAGACCGGAGCCTCGTTGGCGCGGACATGCGCGTTTTTGGTCATGTTATCCATTTTACCCAGATTGGCTTTCCCGAATGCGGAGAGCGTCCCGCCGGACCCGCGCCCATTCCTGGCGGAATAAACCCTGTCGGACGTGATATCCAGCAAATCGCCGTTTCTGCCGGCTGCCGCGATTCCAAGCGCGGCGCTGCCGAAACGCCCGCGCAGCGCGCCCTCGGTGGTGCCGGTAACGCCGGTTTCCCTGATTCCGTCCACGGAGCGTTCGCCGGACGAACTGCCGGTTCCGCGGGAAGCGCCCATCCCGGCGGCGCCTTCCGCCCCGGCAATTGCGCCGCCCGCGCCGGCGCGCGCCGAAGCAGCCGCGCCGCCGACTGCGGCCATGCTGGCAATGCCCGGCTTAAAGCCCTTTCTCGCGCCAGCCCCGCCGCCCCCGCCCGATGCCCCGGAATCCGCGCCGCCAATACCGCTTTCCCCTGCGGACGACATGGCGGAAGAGCCGCTCCTGCCGCCGGCTCCGGCCCCGCCCGCCGCCCCGCCTTTACCGCTTATTCCGCGCGCCACGCCGCCCGCAGCGCCTGCGGCTCCGGCCCCGCCCGCCGCGGCGCCGCCCGCGCCGCCCGCGCCGCCCGCGCCGCGCAAACCACCCAAAGCCTTGAATTCGCCGAAACCGCCGTTGCCCGCCGCCCCGCCTGAGCCAAGGCTCAGCACGACACTGGAGGAAAGCCCGCCGAAACGTTTGCCCTCAAATTTCGGGATGTCGGTGCGCGAGGCCGCCGCCGCTTCCGGCTCCGCGTTTTCCGGCGGCGCAATTTCCCCGGGCGGAGGCGGCACGGGCAGGTCCGGCATCTCTTCCTGCGGCCTCTGCTGGTCCAGCGGCATATCCACGTCGTTGGTCTCCAGCACCTTGCCGCGGTTGATATCGGCGGCTATCTGCAGCGCGGAGGCATTCTGCTTGTCGCGCATCAGAAGCGGGACATACGGCTCGTTTTTAAGATTGGACATCGCCGGCGCCACCGGCCCATCAAAGGTAACGCCGCTGTTGCTGCTGTTCATGACCCAGCCCATCACGCCCGCCACCGCCGTAAGCCCCAGGGCAACGGCTATCTGCCCGAATCTTCCTGCCAGAAGACCGCGCAGCAGAATTCCCGCTCCCATCCCCGCGCCCGCCGCAGCGGCGCCTCCCCCCGCAAGCGCGCCCGCCGCGCCGCCCGCCGCCGCGGCAGCAGAACCCATCACCACGCCCGCGGAAGAGCCCACCAGTCCGGAAACCCCGGCCACGCCCGCCGCGCCCGCCACGCCCGCCGCGGCAACGCCTCCCGCCGCAAGCGCGCCCGCCGCGCCGCCCGCCGCGGCATTGGCCATTCCGGCGGTGGCTATGCCCCCCGCCTCAAGGCCTGCCGCGCCGGCCTGAAGCCTGGCCGCCATCGCCGCGCCTTCCAATTCTATGCCGCTTGCGCCGCCTGCGCCGGTAACGTTGGTTACAACCCCCGCG includes:
- the dnaG gene encoding DNA primase, with amino-acid sequence MRDSGASLDSIRERVDLVELVREYVPSLKKAGRTWKACCPFHDEKTPSFTVNQEKGLFYCFGCQAGGDIFGFLMKIEGLTFPEAGEKLAGRAGLEWRASGSLSGGEKERLDMRRALDFAKSFYHKELAGPPGRAALEYLHKRGIQPAFISAFELGWAPAESDAFIKAARKAGHADDILFRAGLMGRGEGRCWDYFRGRVLFPIKNHRGEMTGFGGRILGQGEPKYLNSPDTPLFSKSKTLFAIDKAGPHIRKAGCALVLEGYMDVIACHQFGQENAVAPLGTALGEEHARLLKRYCDGALLLFDPDAAGKKAALKAANTLVSAGMFVKAASLDGGLDPDEYLLKHGRAAFDAALEGAEDALAFHARLLREESGGPLRALAAQDKTRAADALMETVSRHPDKLVRVEWTKAVSDMLSLPSLDIEKALTGILARKQAEASPRAPRRHAPETAPVPEPEMPVEERDLVRFSLHAPQCCMAAAELSPEEFSSPRAFGLLREVMKLARSGAAADCLAATLARQSQPEEAALVTRLAAQPLPADFDGARDIETCVVRVRRQYLARRFAELKGEIKRVSAAGQDTAALLKEQCEIAVSLKSGRNP
- the rpsU gene encoding 30S ribosomal protein S21, giving the protein MVFVKVREGEPLEEAVKRFKRECERNGILREIKRREFYQSPSVKRKLKSQEAQRKMRRSRRRHS
- a CDS encoding histidine triad nucleotide-binding protein, with the protein product MSGCIFCKIASGEVPARLVLETERVMAFRDLNPQAPEHVLLIPRKHIASLAECGEADAALLGEIQLAAAKLAKELKLDRGFRLVTNNGRSAGQSVDHLHYHLLGGRRMNWPPG